The Peribacillus sp. FSL E2-0218 genome contains a region encoding:
- the tsaE gene encoding tRNA (adenosine(37)-N6)-threonylcarbamoyltransferase complex ATPase subunit type 1 TsaE has protein sequence MQHVEWISQNEEETAQFAQKLAQRLSSRDVLALEGDLGAGKTAFTKGLAKGLGVSRTVNSPTFTIIKEYMGRLPLFHMDVYRVSESEEDLGFDEYFEGDGVTVVEWAHIIKDQLPDEILTIYIYRLGDTSRRIVLEPKGDRYVKLCKEII, from the coding sequence ATGCAGCATGTTGAATGGATTTCTCAAAATGAAGAAGAAACGGCGCAGTTTGCACAGAAGCTGGCCCAAAGGCTTTCAAGCCGTGATGTATTGGCCTTGGAAGGCGACTTGGGTGCAGGGAAAACGGCATTTACCAAAGGCCTGGCCAAAGGGTTAGGCGTTTCCAGAACGGTAAACAGCCCAACTTTTACGATTATAAAGGAATACATGGGCCGATTGCCTTTATTTCATATGGATGTATACCGGGTTAGTGAATCCGAAGAAGATTTAGGATTCGATGAATATTTTGAAGGTGATGGTGTGACTGTCGTTGAATGGGCACATATAATAAAGGATCAGCTTCCAGATGAAATCCTGACCATCTATATTTATCGTCTCGGTGATACTAGCAGGCGGATTGTCCTGGAACCTAAAGGTGACCGGTATGTAAAGTTATGTAAGGAGATTATTTGA